The Psychrosphaera ytuae genome includes a region encoding these proteins:
- a CDS encoding cupin domain-containing protein, whose protein sequence is MTIANFNMDFEQRVVIDTASAPWLASPKAGVWRKPLAREEAEQGHATSIVKYEPGASFSEHNHPLGEEIFVLEGVFSDHTGDYPAGTYIRNPKGFVHAPFSKEGCVLFVKLHQFQSSDTAQVRINTKQAEWLPGQGGLEVMPLHQHEGENVALVKWPKGEVFKPHRHFGGEEILVLDGEFCDEYGRYPVGSWMRSPHMSQHHPFVDEPTIIWVKTGHLPFDPHQLYR, encoded by the coding sequence ATGACGATTGCAAATTTTAACATGGATTTCGAACAGCGAGTTGTCATCGACACTGCTTCAGCACCTTGGCTTGCTAGTCCTAAAGCAGGAGTATGGCGCAAGCCATTAGCTCGAGAAGAGGCGGAGCAAGGGCATGCAACAAGTATCGTAAAATACGAACCCGGCGCCTCGTTTTCAGAGCACAACCATCCATTGGGCGAGGAGATATTTGTGCTCGAAGGCGTGTTTTCTGATCACACCGGAGATTACCCTGCCGGAACCTACATTCGAAACCCCAAAGGTTTTGTTCATGCGCCGTTTTCAAAAGAAGGTTGTGTACTGTTTGTAAAATTACACCAGTTTCAATCATCAGATACTGCGCAAGTAAGGATTAATACAAAGCAAGCTGAGTGGTTACCGGGACAAGGCGGTCTTGAAGTGATGCCGTTACACCAACACGAGGGGGAAAACGTCGCACTGGTAAAATGGCCGAAAGGAGAGGTTTTTAAGCCACATCGCCATTTTGGCGGAGAAGAAATTTTGGTTTTGGATGGCGAATTTTGTGATGAATACGGTCGATATCCTGTTGGTTCTTGGATGCGAAGTCCACATATGAGTCAGCATCATCCTTTTGTCGATGAACCTACTATCATTTGGGTTAAAACCGGTCATTTACCGTTTGACCCACATCAGCTTTATCGGTGA
- a CDS encoding DUF5989 family protein → MLEFMSDLWAFLRVRKKIWLLPVIVILALLGGLVVATQQSALATFIYTLF, encoded by the coding sequence ATGTTAGAGTTCATGTCGGATTTATGGGCATTTTTACGCGTCCGAAAAAAAATTTGGTTATTGCCCGTTATTGTTATTTTAGCCTTGTTAGGTGGACTCGTTGTCGCCACACAACAAAGCGCACTTGCCACTTTCATTTACACGCTGTTTTAA
- a CDS encoding tetratricopeptide repeat protein: protein MTDVTNNLDSTGNSGSGRKMAFYIIAILLPFGLLLAAELTLRVVGFGQSVPLFIDNPQAPSYRLPKPDVVNRYFSDPSRSPNVTIEPNFFLSEKPDNSVRIVVQGGSTAAGFPFGLGASLAGMLDYRLKQSIPSKEVEVVNTALSAVNSYTLLDFADEIIDQKPDAVLIYAGHNEFLGVMGVASTYSSFSSRPANLLFLKLKNLRLFQLFQRGYDAIQAWAGADALAKDGARQSRTVMAKVAKHKNVDVNHPLFNAGLEQFEGNMTLLLNKYRRAGIPVYISTIASNLVDQAPFESVPVSDDFASLLAKPATKLTTTELVSLERHAHETLSADAFYHVGKAYWSQAAYEQAKANFELARQHDLLRFRAPIEMNQIIRRLANMDGVQLVDAEAALSKASKGGIIGRKMMIEHLHPTVRGYFELSNAFYDTLKQSNEFGPFENPITKADAIRDIPLFQAEEYKGRAVIANLMADYPFTDSPQVASLPPAMNWQDKLGLNFYRKKATWLDVAQQMHQFGLKSKDKKLTLKSAKLLSDAMPFDEDLAFQAGQLLIKEGLPKQAFRYLERVLRQNPSDINAKLALAHASALTEQLKRAEQYLLEVQKLQPNNKVVKQNLIPLQKAIQAQAEQKL, encoded by the coding sequence ATGACCGACGTAACGAATAACTTAGACTCTACAGGTAATAGCGGTTCTGGGCGCAAAATGGCGTTTTATATCATAGCGATACTGTTACCATTTGGATTGTTATTGGCCGCTGAGTTGACATTACGGGTTGTGGGGTTTGGTCAGTCTGTCCCTCTGTTTATCGATAATCCCCAAGCTCCGAGTTATCGATTACCCAAACCAGACGTGGTTAACCGCTATTTTTCTGATCCAAGTCGCAGTCCCAATGTGACCATAGAACCCAATTTTTTCTTATCCGAAAAGCCTGACAACAGCGTTCGGATTGTTGTTCAAGGTGGCTCAACCGCCGCTGGTTTTCCCTTTGGGCTTGGCGCTTCATTGGCTGGAATGTTGGATTATCGCCTCAAGCAGTCGATTCCGTCTAAAGAGGTAGAAGTCGTCAATACTGCACTATCGGCAGTTAATAGTTATACCTTGCTGGATTTTGCCGATGAAATTATCGACCAAAAACCAGATGCAGTTCTGATTTATGCCGGACACAATGAGTTTTTGGGAGTGATGGGGGTAGCGTCTACCTATTCTAGCTTCAGCTCACGCCCTGCTAATTTACTGTTTTTAAAACTCAAAAACCTTCGCTTATTTCAATTGTTTCAGCGAGGGTACGATGCAATTCAAGCGTGGGCTGGAGCTGACGCATTGGCAAAAGACGGAGCAAGACAGTCTCGCACTGTGATGGCCAAAGTCGCCAAGCACAAAAATGTGGATGTTAACCACCCACTGTTCAATGCTGGCCTTGAGCAGTTCGAAGGTAATATGACGTTGTTATTAAACAAGTATCGCCGAGCCGGTATTCCTGTTTATATCAGTACCATCGCCAGCAACCTTGTGGATCAAGCGCCTTTTGAATCGGTTCCTGTCAGTGATGACTTTGCTTCATTGTTGGCCAAGCCAGCGACAAAGCTTACAACAACAGAATTGGTGAGCTTAGAGCGACACGCACACGAAACCTTAAGTGCTGATGCCTTTTATCATGTCGGTAAAGCGTATTGGTCACAAGCCGCCTATGAACAAGCTAAGGCCAACTTTGAACTAGCTAGGCAACATGACTTATTGCGCTTTAGAGCGCCTATCGAAATGAACCAAATTATCCGTCGCCTCGCAAACATGGATGGTGTGCAATTAGTGGATGCAGAAGCGGCATTGAGTAAGGCGAGTAAAGGTGGAATTATTGGCCGAAAAATGATGATAGAGCACCTACACCCAACTGTTCGTGGCTACTTTGAGCTTTCGAATGCTTTTTATGACACGCTCAAGCAATCTAACGAATTTGGGCCATTTGAAAATCCAATTACCAAAGCCGATGCGATAAGAGATATCCCATTATTTCAAGCGGAAGAATACAAAGGGCGAGCGGTCATTGCCAACTTGATGGCTGATTACCCATTTACTGACAGTCCCCAAGTTGCATCATTACCGCCAGCAATGAATTGGCAGGATAAACTCGGCCTTAACTTTTATCGCAAAAAAGCAACCTGGTTAGACGTCGCTCAACAGATGCATCAATTTGGCTTAAAAAGCAAAGATAAAAAACTAACCTTAAAGTCTGCAAAATTGTTATCGGATGCGATGCCATTTGATGAAGATTTGGCGTTTCAGGCGGGGCAATTGTTAATAAAAGAGGGGCTACCTAAGCAGGCGTTTCGTTATTTAGAAAGGGTGTTGCGTCAGAATCCGTCTGACATAAATGCAAAGTTGGCACTTGCTCATGCAAGCGCTCTTACAGAGCAATTAAAAAGAGCCGAACAGTATTTATTAGAAGTTCAAAAATTACAGCCAAATAATAAGGTCGTTAAACAGAATCTGATTCCTCTTCAAAAAGCCATACAAGCTCAAGCAGAGCAGAAGCTGTAA
- a CDS encoding SxtJ family membrane protein has product MDNLQKHNTSELKRFALTMAWAFPLFFSLLLPWLFNYNYQVWPMVVTGGLLTLYLVWPKGLFYPYKVWMSLAGIIGWVNTRLVLGVCFYVMLLPLGLVLKLFGKLQYKNKVKGTSNYRAPEAKSDKQSLEYPF; this is encoded by the coding sequence ATGGACAATTTACAAAAACACAACACCTCAGAGCTAAAACGCTTTGCACTAACTATGGCATGGGCGTTCCCATTGTTTTTTAGCTTACTGTTACCTTGGCTATTTAATTATAACTATCAAGTATGGCCTATGGTCGTGACCGGCGGACTTTTAACGCTCTATTTGGTCTGGCCTAAAGGACTATTTTACCCCTATAAGGTTTGGATGAGCCTGGCCGGTATCATTGGTTGGGTTAATACTAGACTTGTTCTTGGCGTCTGTTTTTATGTGATGTTGTTACCGCTTGGTTTAGTGTTAAAACTGTTCGGAAAATTACAGTACAAAAACAAAGTCAAAGGTACTTCTAATTACCGTGCACCTGAGGCAAAATCGGATAAACAAAGTTTGGAGTACCCATTTTAA
- a CDS encoding SGNH/GDSL hydrolase family protein encodes MENNNNKPVFYLIAVLLPFVILALFEWTLRLTNIGDRPPVFVASPVSDDYLMPNPKLIERYFSHPALAPNVSPDTVYFKKQRDPDTIRIVIQGGSTAAGFPFGRFGSLQGMLEQRLKNTYPDHKFELINTAMAAVNTFTLLDIQDDILALEPDYVLIYTGHNEYVGVLGSGSVFGGGSYASTLLYTKLKQFNLFNAIEHWYAEQFVLPKLSQQNKQSERSTMAKAAKGQKVPLHSELYQQGVTQFESNISLLLKGYQRHQVPVLIGNLVSIENGLAPFSALENKQDSAYQHYLEAQKSLASGDIEQGIQWFKQAKDLDQFRFRAPSVFNDILRHLTDSLSLEKDTQDRITLVDVESAFRASSRELSNKNNGVLGAELFLEHVHPTKRGYFVLADTFFLSLKTKLDQAFETISSPVDAEEAYAWVPITELDEAYATLKIAGLLSGFPFTQEAEDEPITGLQSILDDPLLDTRLYTTDPTRLNLPDYLKEFLSDRVRGADWWKIQQQLLKTYLVNQQPKSAAIVASVMADASPMNAEIQNTAANLLRQVNQTNMARYHQLRSLAIDPNNEKYRLNYAFDLFLNQQFEQSLTVLENTLPLAKDKQRVTFFINKVKQARDSQP; translated from the coding sequence GTGGAAAATAATAACAATAAACCGGTTTTTTATCTGATCGCAGTTCTCCTGCCATTTGTCATTTTAGCGTTGTTTGAGTGGACGTTGCGCCTCACTAATATTGGTGACCGCCCACCTGTGTTTGTGGCTTCTCCGGTGTCAGATGATTACCTGATGCCAAACCCTAAACTCATCGAGCGCTATTTTTCTCATCCAGCTCTTGCGCCTAATGTCAGCCCCGATACCGTATATTTTAAAAAACAAAGAGACCCAGATACGATACGCATAGTGATTCAAGGTGGGTCCACTGCCGCAGGGTTTCCTTTTGGTCGCTTTGGCTCTTTACAAGGGATGTTGGAGCAGCGATTAAAGAATACGTATCCTGATCACAAATTCGAACTCATCAATACCGCAATGGCGGCGGTAAATACGTTTACGTTACTCGACATTCAGGATGATATTTTAGCCTTAGAGCCAGATTACGTTCTGATTTATACCGGTCACAACGAGTATGTTGGTGTATTGGGAAGCGGTTCAGTCTTTGGTGGTGGCAGTTATGCTTCAACACTTCTTTATACTAAGTTAAAGCAATTTAATTTGTTTAATGCAATAGAGCATTGGTATGCCGAGCAGTTTGTTTTACCAAAATTATCACAACAAAATAAACAATCTGAGCGTTCGACTATGGCGAAGGCCGCAAAAGGGCAAAAGGTGCCATTACACTCTGAGCTCTATCAGCAAGGAGTAACGCAGTTTGAGAGTAATATCAGTTTGTTGTTGAAAGGATATCAACGTCATCAAGTTCCGGTTTTAATTGGAAACCTAGTCAGTATTGAAAATGGTTTGGCCCCGTTTTCTGCTTTAGAAAATAAGCAAGACTCGGCTTATCAGCACTATTTGGAAGCACAAAAAAGCTTAGCATCGGGTGACATCGAACAAGGGATTCAATGGTTTAAACAAGCAAAAGATTTGGATCAATTTCGATTTAGAGCACCAAGCGTATTTAACGACATACTCCGTCATTTAACTGATTCTCTGTCATTAGAAAAAGACACACAGGACCGCATTACATTAGTTGATGTGGAGAGTGCGTTTAGAGCATCGAGCCGAGAACTAAGTAATAAAAATAACGGTGTATTAGGTGCTGAGTTGTTTTTAGAGCATGTTCATCCAACCAAACGTGGTTATTTTGTATTAGCTGACACGTTTTTCTTGTCGCTCAAAACAAAGCTGGACCAGGCTTTTGAAACAATATCTAGTCCAGTAGATGCTGAAGAGGCCTATGCGTGGGTTCCGATTACAGAACTGGACGAGGCCTACGCCACGTTAAAAATTGCCGGTCTATTGTCGGGTTTTCCATTCACCCAAGAAGCTGAAGATGAGCCCATAACGGGCCTTCAGTCTATATTAGATGATCCACTGCTAGACACTCGTTTATACACAACTGACCCGACTCGCCTTAATCTACCTGATTATTTGAAGGAGTTTTTGTCAGATCGAGTGAGAGGGGCTGATTGGTGGAAGATACAACAGCAACTATTAAAAACCTACTTGGTAAACCAACAACCTAAATCGGCAGCAATCGTTGCCAGTGTAATGGCTGATGCTAGCCCGATGAACGCGGAAATTCAAAACACCGCAGCTAACTTGTTACGCCAAGTTAATCAAACCAATATGGCTAGATATCATCAGCTGCGGAGCCTGGCAATCGACCCAAACAACGAAAAATACCGCCTGAACTATGCATTTGACTTGTTTTTAAATCAGCAGTTTGAACAAAGTTTGACGGTTTTAGAAAACACCTTGCCCCTGGCGAAAGACAAACAAAGAGTGACGTTTTTCATTAACAAAGTAAAACAAGCTCGAGATAGCCAACCTTAG
- a CDS encoding carbamoyltransferase family protein — MDNKNKKILGISAYYHDSAAAIIDNNQIIAAAQEERFTRKKHDPSFPRHAIEYCLSTANVKLEDLDAIIFYDKPLLKFERLLETYMANAPRGIRSFISAMPIWLKEKLYLKTVLRREFKALAGIENSDQLPKLLFSQHHLSHAASAFFPSPFEEAAVLCLDGVGEWATSTAWLGKGNKLEAKWEIQFPHSLGLLYSAFTYYCGFKVNSGEYKLMGLAPYGQPKYVNTIFEHLVTLHEDGSFDLNMAYFDFAVGHTMTNEKFANLFGGPRHQEDAPMSQKQMDLARSIQVVTEEIVLKIVKHLHSQVPSDNLCLAGGVALNCVANGRLLREGPYKNIWIQPAAGDAGGSLGAALVAYHHYFDGERRLDTTPSSSTAAPDDAMQGGYLGPEYDDQHILAAVDQQNLVAKSLNEADKYSHVAELIDQGNVIGWFQGRMEFGPRALGNRSIIGDPRNTEMQTTMNLKIKYRESFRPFAPAVLAEDVEQYFEHSSASPYMLMVADVQPAIRLTPSSEDQKTDKGGSEAFGLDKLNQIRSSIPAITHVDYSARIQTVHENTNPEFYKLITAFKERTGCSVVVNTSFNVRGEPPVCSPEDALRCFLATEMDYLVMNNVILAKTDQPESAISAAKAVEFEKD; from the coding sequence ATGGACAATAAAAATAAAAAGATTCTCGGCATTTCGGCTTATTATCACGACAGTGCTGCTGCCATTATTGATAACAACCAAATTATCGCCGCTGCCCAGGAAGAGCGTTTCACGCGTAAAAAACACGACCCTAGCTTCCCTCGTCACGCCATTGAGTATTGTTTATCGACTGCTAACGTCAAATTAGAAGACTTAGATGCGATTATTTTTTACGACAAGCCGTTGCTCAAGTTTGAACGCTTGCTCGAAACCTACATGGCTAATGCACCGCGAGGTATTCGCTCATTTATCAGTGCGATGCCTATTTGGCTTAAAGAAAAGCTTTACCTAAAAACGGTTTTGCGTCGAGAATTTAAAGCTCTAGCTGGTATCGAAAATTCAGATCAATTACCCAAACTGCTATTTAGCCAACACCACTTGTCACATGCCGCCAGCGCGTTTTTTCCTAGCCCTTTTGAAGAGGCTGCCGTGTTGTGTCTGGACGGCGTAGGAGAATGGGCTACTTCAACCGCATGGCTTGGTAAAGGCAATAAACTTGAAGCGAAATGGGAAATTCAGTTTCCTCACTCACTTGGTCTATTGTATTCCGCATTTACTTACTATTGTGGTTTTAAAGTCAATTCTGGCGAGTACAAATTAATGGGGCTTGCGCCATATGGACAACCTAAGTACGTAAATACCATCTTTGAACATCTGGTCACGTTACACGAAGATGGCAGTTTTGATTTAAATATGGCGTATTTTGATTTTGCGGTTGGCCACACTATGACAAATGAAAAGTTTGCCAACTTATTTGGTGGGCCTCGCCATCAAGAAGACGCACCTATGTCACAAAAACAAATGGACCTGGCCCGTTCAATTCAAGTGGTTACCGAAGAGATAGTGTTAAAAATTGTTAAACATCTCCACAGCCAAGTCCCTAGTGACAATTTGTGTTTGGCTGGCGGTGTCGCACTTAATTGTGTTGCCAATGGCAGGTTATTAAGAGAGGGTCCGTACAAAAACATTTGGATTCAGCCTGCTGCAGGTGACGCAGGAGGTTCTTTAGGGGCTGCTTTGGTGGCTTATCATCACTACTTCGATGGCGAGAGGCGACTAGATACAACGCCAAGCTCAAGTACAGCAGCGCCCGATGACGCTATGCAAGGTGGATATCTAGGCCCTGAATATGACGACCAACACATTCTTGCAGCGGTCGATCAGCAAAATTTAGTGGCCAAATCATTAAATGAAGCGGATAAATACTCCCACGTAGCCGAGCTAATTGATCAAGGAAACGTGATTGGATGGTTTCAGGGTCGAATGGAGTTTGGTCCCCGAGCACTAGGTAACCGAAGTATTATCGGCGACCCGAGAAATACCGAAATGCAAACTACCATGAACTTAAAGATTAAGTATCGCGAATCATTTCGACCATTCGCACCTGCGGTACTAGCTGAAGATGTTGAGCAATACTTTGAACATTCATCTGCAAGCCCATACATGCTGATGGTCGCAGATGTTCAACCTGCCATTCGACTGACACCTTCATCAGAAGATCAAAAGACAGACAAAGGAGGTTCAGAAGCCTTTGGTCTAGACAAACTAAATCAAATTCGCTCATCTATTCCAGCCATTACTCATGTTGATTATTCAGCGCGAATCCAAACGGTTCATGAAAACACGAACCCAGAATTCTATAAATTGATCACTGCATTCAAAGAGCGCACCGGTTGTTCGGTTGTAGTTAACACCTCATTTAATGTCCGCGGAGAGCCACCGGTTTGTTCGCCGGAAGATGCATTACGATGTTTTTTAGCAACAGAGATGGATTACCTTGTAATGAACAATGTCATATTGGCTAAAACAGATCAGCCAGAGTCTGCTATTTCCGCCGCTAAAGCGGTTGAGTTTGAGAAAGATTAG